In one Silene latifolia isolate original U9 population chromosome 10, ASM4854445v1, whole genome shotgun sequence genomic region, the following are encoded:
- the LOC141607967 gene encoding metacaspase-4-like, which yields MAKRAVLIGINYPGSKAELKGCINDVRRMHSCLMQHYGFRKEDMTMLIDTDPTYTQPTGLNIRQALQELVRSAKPRDELFVHYSGHGTRLPAETGDVDDTGFDECIVPCDMNLITGLDIPGTIHLLVMKIV from the exons ATGGCGAAGAGGGCAGTTTTAATAGGAATAAACTACCCAGGGAGCAAGGCAGAACTAAAGGGGTGCATAAACGACGTACGACGGATGCACAGTTGTTTAATGCAACATTACGGGTTCCGAAAAGAGGACATGACTATGTTGATCGATACTGATCCAACCTATACCCAACCCACGGGCTTAAACATTCGTCAAGCCCTCCAAGAGCTAGTTCGCTCTGCGAAGCCCCGTGACGAGCTCTTCGTTCATTACAGTGGTCATGGCACTCGCTTACCTGCTGAGACTGGTGACGTTGATGACACTGGCTTTGATGAGTGCATTGTCCCTTGCGACATGAATCTCATCACag GTTTAGATATTCCAGGAACAATCCACTTACTTGTAATGAAGATCGTTTAA
- the LOC141607968 gene encoding uncharacterized protein LOC141607968 has protein sequence MPDDDKLDQPTPKSSLRPVYTVTNIQNKVRVLDGTKVSYAARVNLFTLHARGYKVLHHIDGTPPPPEDDLLYNAWYEINAHVLQWIYGTMSDELLPRILEPDSTSQATWNRVRNIFLNNKGARAASLEHEFNNLKLANLPSFDAYCQRLRELSGSLKDVGADINDHRLVLQLVRGLPKEYDTVAA, from the coding sequence ATGCCtgacgatgacaaacttgaccaACCTACGCCTAAATCATCTCTCCGTCCCGTCTACACCGTCACCAATATTCAAAATAAGGTGCGTGTTCTTGACGGGACCAAGGTTTCATATGCCGCAAGGGTAAACCTCTTTACGCTTCATGCTCGTGGTTATAAGGTTCTACATCACATCGACGGAACGCCTCCTCCTCCCGAGGATGATCTCTTGTACAATGCGTGGTACGAGATCAACGCCCACGTCTTACAATGGATCTATGGCACCATGTCAGACGAACTGCTACCCCGTATTCTCGAACCCGATTCTACTTCTCAAGCGACTTGGAATCGTGTTCGGAATATTTTCCTCAATAACAAAGGAGCTCGTGCCGCCAGCCTTGAGCATGAGTTTAACAATCTCAAACTCGCAAATCTGCCATCCTTCGATGCATACTGTCAACGTCTTCGAGAGTTGTCCGGATCGTTGAAGGATGTTGGTGCCGACATTAATGACCATCGTTTGGTATTGCAGCTTGTCCGTGGCCTTCCTAAGGAGTACGATACGGTCGCGGCATAG
- the LOC141609101 gene encoding metacaspase-6-like — MLKETTGNDDIVVGKIRSTLFDIFGDDASPKVKEFMNITSNVVDIQAGEQGSSSRGILAVEGPGTDDTKPTTKTEGESTEEINTGTTKRVLPSNGILLSGCQTDETSADANPTGNPSEAYGAFTNAILSILKDSKKDINNYQIVLKARKLLKRQGFTQRPGLYCSDDYAKAPFLY; from the exons ATGCTAAAAGAGACGACAGGCAACGATGACATTGTCGTTGGGAAAATACGGTCAACCCTCTTTGATATCTTTGGGGATGATGCAAGTCCTAAG GTCAAGGAATTCATGAACATCACCTCCAACGTAGTTGACATACAAGCCGGTGAACAAGGTTCAAGTTCGAGAGGAATACTAGCTGTCGAAGGTCCAGGCACAGATGATACAAAGCCCACCACAAAAACAGAAGGGGAGAGTACAGAGGAGATAAATACAGGTACAACCAAGAGAGTTTTGCCAAGTAATGGAATTCTTCTAAGTGGGTGTCAAACTGATGAGACATCAGCTGATGCGAACCCAACCGGGAACCCGAGCGAAGCATATGGGGCTTTCACCAATGCAATTCTAAGTATACTTAAAGACTCTAAAAAGGATATTAATAACTACCAGATCGTGTTAAAGGCCAGAAAGTTGCTTAAACGTCAAGGGTTTACCCAAAGGCCCGGGCTTTACTGCTCTGATGACTATGCCAAAGCTCCTTTTCTGTACTAA